A DNA window from Camelina sativa cultivar DH55 chromosome 13, Cs, whole genome shotgun sequence contains the following coding sequences:
- the LOC104734939 gene encoding mitochondrial uncoupling protein 6 yields the protein MGFKPFLEGGIAAIIAGALTHPLDLIKVRMQLQGEHSFPHDQNPNPILNLDHNLPVKPYQPVFALDSLIGSISLLPNSSIHARSSFTRSVTTPFAVGAHIVKNEGPSALFSGVSATVLRQMLYSATRMGIYDFLKRRWTDRLTGNFPLVTKITAGLIAGAIGSAVGNPADVAMVRMQADGGLPLNRRRNYKSVVDALERIVRQEGVSSLWRGSWLTVNRAMIVTASQLATYDHVKEILIAGGRGTPGGIGTHVAASFAAGIVAAVASNPIDVVKTRMMNADKENYGGPLDCALKTVAEEGPMALYKGFVPTVTRQGPFTMILFITLEQIRGVLKDVKF from the exons ATGGGGTTCAAACCATTTCTTGAAGGTGGCATCGCTGCAATCATCGCCGGAGCTCTGACTCACCCATTAGACCTCATCAAAGTCCGTATGCAGCTCCAAGGCGAACACTCTTTCCCCCACgaccaaaaccctaaccctattCTTAATCTTGATCATAACCTTCCCGTTAAACCTTACCAACCCGTTTTCGCTCTTGACTCTCTCATCGGCAGCATCTCCTTATTACCTAATTCATCCATTCACGCGCGGTCTTCTTTCACGCGTTCCGTCACGACCCCTTTCGCCGTTGGAGCCCACATTGTCAAAAACGAAGGACCCTCCGCTCTCTTCTCCGGCGTCTCAGCCACCGTCCTCCGTCAGATGCTTTACTCCGCCACGCGTATGGGTATATACGACTTTCTTAAACGAAGGTGGACTGATCGACTCACCG GTAATTTCCCATTGGTCACCAAGATCACAGCTGGACTCATCGCCGGAGCCATTGGATCCGCCGTCGGGAATCCTGCTGACGTGGCGATGGTGAGAATGCAAGCTGACGGAGGTTTGCCGTTAAACCGCCGCAGAAACTACAAGAGCGTTGTGGACGCGCTCGAGCGGATCGTAAGGCAGGAAGGCGTCTCAAGCTTATGGCGTGGCTCGTGGTTGACCGTGAACCGTGCGATGATCGTGACGGCTTCTCAGCTCGCCACGTATGATCACGTCAAAGAGATCTTGATCGCCGGAGGCCGTGGGACGCCGGGAGGGATCGGAACGCACGTGGCGGCAAGTTTTGCTGCGGGGATTGTAGCGGCGGTGGCTTCGAATCCGATAGACGTTGTGAAAACGAGGATGATGAATGCGGATAAGGAGAATTACGGTGGACCGTTGGATTGTGCGTTGAAGACGGTGGCGGAAGAAGGACCGATGGCTTTGTACAAAGGGTTTGTTCCGACGGTGACGAGGCAAGGACCGTTCACGATGATCTTGTTCATTACCTTGGAACAAATTCGCGGTGTGTTAAAGGAcgttaaattttga
- the LOC104734945 gene encoding uncharacterized protein LOC104734945 has translation MALKKSLSASLLSPFLIICLIALLSVPASVGARRLLEDPKLPVIPKLPELPKPEMPKLPEFPKPELPKIPEIPKPELPKLPEFPKPELPEIQKPELPKMPELPKFSEIQKPEFPKMPEIHMPELPKLPEVPKFEAPKLPELPNPEEAKVPAFTMPKFPGSH, from the coding sequence ATGGCATTGAAGAAGAGTCTCTCAGCTTCTCTTCTTTCACCATTTCTGATCATATGTCTTATTGCATTGCTCTCTGTTCCGGCATCTGTCGGAGCTCGCCGGTTATTGGAAGATCCTAAACTACCGGTGATACCGAAATTGCCGGAACTACCTAAACCGGAGATGCCAAAGTTACCCGAATTCCCAAAGCCTGAGTTGCCTAAGATCCCGGAGATCCCAAAACCTGAGCTGCCTAAGCTACCAGAGTTTCCCAAGCCTGAGCTACCGGAGATTCAGAAACCCGAGCTACCGAAGATGCCTGAATTGCCCAAGTTTTCAGAGATTCAAAAACCAGAATTTCCGAAGATGCCGGAGATTCATATGCCTGAGTTGCCAAAGTTGCCTGAAGTTCCAAAGTTTGAAGCTCCGAAGTTGCCGGAATTGCCAAATCCTGAAGAAGCCAAAGTGCCGGCGTTTACAATGCCAAAGTTTCCTGGATCTCATTAA
- the LOC104734941 gene encoding 40S ribosomal protein S15-2 translates to MAEVESDAPAAALAKKRTFKKFSFKGVDLDALLDMPIDELVELFPSRIRRRMKRGLAAKPMALIKKLRKAKLEAPAGEKPEVVKTHLRNMVIMPEMIGSIIGVYNGKTFNQIEIKPEMIGHYLAEFSITYKPVSHGRPGHGATHSSRFIPLK, encoded by the exons ATG GCTGAAGTCGAATCAGATGCTCCCGCAGCTGCTCTTGCGAAAAAGAGAACGTTCAAAAAGTTTTCCTTCAAAGGAGTCGATCTCGATGCTCTTCTTGACATGCCCATTGATGAGCTTGTCGAGCTCTTCCCTTCCCGTATCCGAAGAAG GATGAAAAGAGGATTGGCAGCGAAGCCTATGGCTCTCATCAAGAAATTGCGCAAAGCG AAACTAGAGGCACCAGCCGGTGAGAAGCCAGAAGTAGTGAAAACACATCTAAGGAACATGGTGATTATGCCTGAGATGATTGGAAGCATCATCGGTGTTTACAACGGAAAAACTTTTAACCAAATCGAGATCAAGCCGGAGATGATTGGACATTACCTTGCGGAATTCTCAATCACTTACAAACCGGTTTCGCACGGAAGGCCCGGTCACGGTGCTACACACTCCTCTAGGTTTATCCCTCTCAAGTGA
- the LOC104734947 gene encoding uncharacterized protein LOC104734947 has product MVSGGGDNNEAEADQWLDTSEKLLASSDFHGAKTFAIRACKADPSRTYVADYILAISDTLLAGESTVGDSKLTDWYAVLRLGRLTRNPEHVATQYHRLALLLNPNVNRLPFADQALKLVSDAWSVLSDPPRKSMYDRELQMSQIGQPYSQTQDVQDSPLQSQAETSENPMATSFWTACPFCFSLFEYPKGYEECTLRCQQCRRAFAAVKTQTPPLQSNDEGVYFCSCAVFPLRIPDHHAKTLTWSPIAPLFVCPAQGSSTNQQPSMEAPPRNDDDDVYVTISDDDDIVEISDDDADDARKNKKANVSHVELKPA; this is encoded by the coding sequence ATGGTAAGCGGCGGCGGCGATAATAACGAAGCGGAGGCGGATCAGTGGCTAGATACATCGGAGAAGCTCTTGGCTTCAAGTGACTTTCATGGAGCAAAGACATTTGCCATTCGCGCATGCAAAGCCGACCCGTCTCGAACATACGTAGCGGACTATATCCTCGCAATCTCCGACACTCTCCTCGCCGGAGAATCTACAGTCGGAGATTCCAAATTAACGGACTGGTACGCGGTACTCCGACTCGGCCGCTTAACTCGAAACCCCGAACATGTCGCGACTCAGTACCATAGACTCGCTCTTCTCCTCAATCCCAATGTCAACCGTCTCCCTTTCGCCGATCAAGCTCTTAAGCTGGTCTCTGATGCTTGGTCCGTCCTCTCTGATCCTCCAAGGAAGTCAATGTACGATCGTGAGTTGCAGATGAGTCAAATTGGTCAACCCTATAGTCAAACACAGGACGTTCAAGATTCGCCATTGCAGAGCCAAGCTGAGACCTCGGAGAATCCTATGGCTACGAGCTTTTGGACCGCTTGTCCGTTCTGCTTCTCGCTTTTTGAGTACCCTAAGGGTTACGAGGAATGTACATTGAGGTGTCAGCAATGTAGGAGAGCGTTTGCTGCGGTTAAAACGCAAACGCCACCGCTGCAGAGTAATGACGAAGGCGTTTACTTTTGTTCATGTGCTGTGTTCCCATTACGGATTCCAGATCATCATGCTAAAACCTTGACTTGGTCGCCAATTGCACCTCTCTTCGTCTGCCCTGCGCAAGGATCATCTACTAATCAGCAACCAAGCATGGAGGCTCCTCCGAGAAACGATGACGATGATGTATATGTCACaatttctgatgatgatgacattgtAGAAAtttctgatgatgatgctgatgatgcAAGGAAAAACAAGAAGGCAAATGTTTCACATGTTGAACTCAAGCCTGCTTAG
- the LOC104734946 gene encoding periaxin-like, with product MAPMKQSISAALFSSPLLIICLIALLADPVSVGARRLLEDPQPEIPKLPELPKFEVPKFPELPKPEMPKLPEFPKPELPKMPEIPKPELPKFPEIPKPELPKVPEIQKPELPKFPEIPKPELPKLPESSKPEVPKLMETEKPEAPKVPEVPKPELPKMPEVPKPELPKMPEIQKPEVPKVPEIQKPELPKMPQIQKPELPKVPEVPKPELPKMPEIQKPELPKVPEIQKPELPKVPEVPKPELPKVPEIQKPELPKFPEIQKPELPKMPEIQKPEAPKVPEIPKPELPKLPEIPKPELPKVPEIAKPELPKMPEIPKPELPKMPELPKLPEFPKVPGTA from the coding sequence ATGGCACCGATGAAGCAGAGTATCTCTGCTGCTCTTTTCTCATCACCACTTCTGATCATATGTCTTATCGCATTGCTAGCTGATCCGGTTTCAGTCGGTGCTCGCCGGTTACTGGAGGATCCTCAACCGGAGATACCAAAATTGCCTGAGCTACCTAAATTCGAAGTTCCCAAGTTTCCAGAGCTCCCTAAACCAGAGATGCCAAAGTTACCTGAATTTCCAAAGCCTGAGCTACCAAAGATGCCAGAGATTCCAAAGCCTGAACTACCCAAATTTCCAGAAATTCCGAAACCTGAGCTCCCAAAGGTACCGGAGATTCAGAAGCCTGAGTTGCCCAAGTTTCCAGAGATTCCAAAGCCTGAACTGCCCAAGCTTCCAGAGAGTTCAAAGCCTGAGGTGCCTAAGTTGATGGAAACTGAAAAGCCTGAAGCTCCTAAGGTGCCAGAGGTTCCAAAGCCAGAGTTGCCAAAGATGCCTGAAGTTCCAAAGCCTGAGTTACCTAAGATGCCGGAGATTCAGAAGCCTGAGGTCCCAAAGGTGCCAGAGATTCAGAAGCCTGAGCTACCAAAGATGCCCCAGATTCAAAAGCCAGAGTTGCCTAAGGTGCCGGAAGTTCCAAAGCCTGAGCTACCTAAAATGCCAGAGATTCAGAAGCCGGAGCTGCCTAAGGTGCCAGAAATTCAAAAACCGGAGTTGCCGAAGGTGCCAGAGGTTCCAAAGCCTGAGTTACCCAAGGTGCCAGAGATTCAGAAGCCGGAGCTTCCCAAGTTCCCAGAGATTCAGAAGCCGGAACTACCAAAGATGCCGGAGATTCAGAAGCCTGAGGCTCCTAAGGTGCCAGAAATCCCAAAGCCGGAGTTGCCGAAGTTACCAGAGATTCCAAAGCCTGAACTACCAAAGGTTCCAGAGATTGCGAAACCTGAACTTCCCAAAATGCCCGAGATTCCAAAACCTGAGCTACCCAAGATGCCTGAACTTCCCAAGTTGCCGGAATTCCCAAAAGTTCCCGGTACTGCTTAA
- the LOC104734940 gene encoding uncharacterized protein LOC104734940 → MINVRLPILVSSVFFLVFISSALLFAMPSFAARVSHSLVHKDVTMIPEYKEPDEPEIPEEHELPLPEEPEIPEEPEIPEEPEVPEKPEEPEEPEEPEGPKFEFPSWIPSFPFPGNSGGYPNTEKTKPTSTVEEVSGSNKKP, encoded by the coding sequence ATGATTAATGTTCGCCTTCCTATTCTCGTATCTTCGGTCTTCTTCCTTGTCTTTATTTCGTCGGCCCTCTTGTTTGCTATGCCTAGTTTTGCTGCTAGAGTAAGTCACTCTCTGGTGCACAAAGATGTCACAATGATTCCAGAATATAAAGAGCCTGACGAGCCGGAGATTCCAGAAGAGCATGAGTTGCCGTTGCCAGAAGAGCCAGAGATTCCAGAAGAACCAGAGATTCCGGAAGAGCCAGAGGTTCCTGAGAAGCCTGAAGAGCCTGAGGAACCAGAGGAGCCAGAAGggccaaaatttgaatttcCGTCATGGATTCCGAGCTTTCCTTTTCCTGGAAATAGTGGTGGTTATCCAAATACTGAAAAGACAAAACCTACGTCAACTGTTGAAGAGGTTAGCGGTTCGAACAAGAAGCCATAG
- the LOC104734943 gene encoding 40S ribosomal protein S15-3-like: protein MADPEVAAAGIVKKRTFKKFSFRGVDLDALLDMSTDDLVKLFPSRIRRRFSRGLTRKPMALIKKLRKAKIEAPAGEKPAAVRTHLRNMVIVPEMIGSIIGVYNGKTFNQVEIKPEMIGHYLAEFSISYKPVKHGRPGVGATNSSRFIPLK from the exons ATG GCGGATCCAGAGGTTGCTGCGGCTGGAATCGTGAAAAAGAGAACGTTCAAAAAGTTCTCATTCAGAGGAGTCGATCTTGATGCTCTTCTCGACATGTCTACCGATGATCTTGTCAAGCTCTTCCCTTCCCGTATTCGTAGAAG GTTCTCAAGAGGATTGACGAGGAAGCCTATGGCTTTGATCAAGAAATTGCGCAAAGCG AAAATTGAAGCACCAGCAGGTGAGAAGCCAGCAGCAGTGAGAACCCACCTAAGGAACATGGTCATTGTCCCTGAAATGATTGGAAGCATCATCGGTGTTTACAACGGAAAGACCTTTAACCAAGTCGAAATCAAACCGGAGATGATTGGACATTACTTGGCTGAGTTCTCAATCTCATATAAGCCGGTTAAGCACGGTAGGCCTGGTGTTGGTGCTACCAATTCCTCCAGGTTTATCCCTCTCAAGTGA
- the LOC104734944 gene encoding 40S ribosomal protein S15-4, whose translation MADVEPEVAAAGVPKKRTFKKFAFRGVDLDALLDMSTDDLVKLFPARIRRRFSRGLTRKPMALIKKLRKAKREAPAGEKPEPVRTHLRNMIIVPEMIGSIIGVYNGKTFNQVEIKPEMIGHYLAEFSISYKPVKHGRPGVGATHSSRFIPLK comes from the exons ATG GCTGATGTCGAACCAGAGGTTGCAGCGGCGGGAGTGCCGAAGAAGAGAACGTTCAAGAAGTTCGCCTTCAGAGGAGTTGACCTCGATGCTCTTCTCGACATGTCCACTGATGATCTTGTTAAGCTCTTCCCTGCCCGTATTCGCAGAAG GTTCTCTAGAGGGTTGACGAGAAAGCCTATGGCTTTGATTAAGAAACTCCGCAAGGCG AAAAGAGAGGCACCAGCTGGTGAGAAGCCAGAACCAGTGAGAACCCACTTGAGGAACATGATCATTGTGCCTGAAATGATTGGAAGCATCATCGGTGTGTACAATGGAAAGACATTCAACCAAGTTGAGATCAAGCCTGAGATGATTGGACATTACCTTGCTGAGTTCTCCATCTCATACAAGCCTGTCAAGCACGGTAGGCCTGGTGTTGGTGCTACCCACTCCTCCAGGTTCATCCCTCTCAAGTGA